The Thermococcus sp. region TGGAGCCCATCAGGAAGTACGTTCTCAAGAAGATACCCGGCGACATCCCGCTTGAGGAAGAAGTCGTCAACGAGCTCCCGACCATAACGGGAACCCTCTTCGTGCTCGTCGGAAGGGTCATCAAGGCGCTCCACCCGGAGATCAAGAACGTCTACCCCGAGCACATCGAGGAAGCGGAGAAGGTGCTTGACTACACGCTCTGAAGGTTTAACTCCCCAAACTCTTCTTTTATCCACTCGAAGTGCCTGTCCTTTGTGAAGAGCATTAGCTCGCGGTTTATCGCAACGGCGGCAACTATTGCATCAACCGCCGGAACAGGAGTTCCCCTCTTCACCATAGCCTGCGAAATCTTGATTGCCAGCAGATAGTCCTCCAGAGTCGGGGTTATCACGGTCAAGCCAAGCTCAAGACCCCTAGGAAACTCAACGATGTTGAGAACCGTCGTGTATCCCTTGAGCTTCTCTCCGGATTTGATGGCGTCAATCAGGATGTTGGTGTCGTAGAGAGCCTCTTCCATTCCGCATCCCTCGTTTCTTTGAGCGCTTCCTCGTACTTCTCAACGGGAGTTTCCTCAAGCTCCTTCCCGAAGTCTTCACCGAGGAGGGAGAGCAGTTCATCCGATTCAAGCTCTTCCGCCTCGATTTTCGCGAGGTACTCTATTATGGCCCTCCTCGCCACCTCGCTCCACTTTATTTCCGGGTGCTTCTTCATCTTCCTGTATACTTCCGGGGGGACGGAGAGGGTTATGTTGGGCATGGCATCACCACACAGAATTATGTGGACTCACGTATTTAAGACTTTCACCTCTCCCTCCACTCAACCACGGAAAGAGCCGAAAAACCAACCGCCAGCCAAAGAGCCAGGGAGAGGAGGGCAAGCCCCGTCGCCTTGCCGCTC contains the following coding sequences:
- a CDS encoding DUF1931 family protein, encoding EPIRKYVLKKIPGDIPLEEEVVNELPTITGTLFVLVGRVIKALHPEIKNVYPEHIEEAEKVLDYTL
- a CDS encoding PIN domain-containing protein; the encoded protein is MEEALYDTNILIDAIKSGEKLKGYTTVLNIVEFPRGLELGLTVITPTLEDYLLAIKISQAMVKRGTPVPAVDAIVAAVAINRELMLFTKDRHFEWIKEEFGELNLQSV